One segment of Nitrospirae bacterium CG2_30_53_67 DNA contains the following:
- a CDS encoding menaquinone biosynthesis decarboxylase — translation MAYQDLRDFVRALEQKSLLKRIQVEVDPELEITEITDRVSKEAGPALLFEKVKGSPYPLLINAFGSMERICLALEVGSLDEIARRIQNIVEPEIPTNLIEKIKQLPKLKRLADFIPKTVKTGPVKEVIEKDRPSLSSLPILKCWPLDGGRFITLPLIFTKNPVTGTQNCGMYRMQVYDEKTTGMHWHVHKHGSRHYQDSERRHERLPVAVALGGDPAVIYSATAPLPDEFDEMLFAGFLRGGPVEMVPCETVDLMAPAHAEIILEGYVDPGESRVEGPFGDHTGYYSLSEPYPVFHITCMTRRKNPLYPATIVGKPPMEDCYLGKATERIFLPLLKKQLPEVVDMNLPIEGIFHNMVFVSIDKRYPGHARKVMHSIWGTGQMMFTKMIVVVDAHVNVQNTSEVLWRLGNNVDWKRDVEVVQGPLDALDHASPLPKYGAKIGIDATKKWPAEGHLREWPEDIIMTEEIRALVTARWKAYGF, via the coding sequence ATGGCCTATCAAGATTTACGGGATTTTGTACGGGCCCTGGAACAGAAATCTCTTCTCAAGAGAATCCAGGTGGAGGTGGACCCGGAATTGGAGATCACGGAGATCACGGACCGCGTCTCCAAAGAGGCGGGCCCGGCCCTGCTTTTTGAAAAGGTCAAAGGCTCCCCTTATCCGCTCCTGATCAATGCCTTCGGGAGCATGGAAAGGATCTGCCTCGCCCTCGAGGTGGGTTCCCTGGATGAGATCGCCCGGAGGATTCAGAATATCGTTGAGCCGGAGATCCCCACCAACCTGATCGAAAAGATCAAACAGCTCCCCAAGCTGAAAAGGCTGGCCGATTTTATCCCCAAGACCGTGAAGACGGGACCGGTCAAGGAGGTTATCGAGAAGGACCGTCCTTCCCTCTCGTCCTTGCCGATCCTCAAGTGCTGGCCTCTGGATGGGGGCCGGTTCATTACACTGCCTCTGATCTTTACAAAAAATCCCGTCACCGGGACCCAGAACTGCGGGATGTACCGCATGCAGGTCTATGATGAGAAGACCACGGGGATGCACTGGCACGTCCACAAGCACGGCTCCCGCCATTACCAGGATTCAGAGCGCCGGCATGAGCGGCTCCCCGTGGCCGTGGCGCTCGGGGGGGACCCCGCGGTCATCTATTCAGCCACGGCCCCGCTCCCGGATGAGTTCGACGAGATGCTTTTTGCCGGATTCCTGCGCGGGGGGCCGGTGGAGATGGTTCCCTGCGAGACCGTGGACCTCATGGCGCCGGCCCATGCCGAGATCATTCTGGAGGGGTATGTGGATCCTGGGGAGAGCAGGGTCGAGGGCCCCTTCGGCGATCATACGGGCTATTATTCCCTGTCCGAGCCCTATCCGGTCTTTCACATCACCTGTATGACACGCAGGAAAAACCCGCTCTATCCCGCGACCATCGTGGGGAAGCCGCCCATGGAGGACTGCTATCTGGGCAAGGCCACGGAACGGATCTTCCTCCCCCTGCTGAAAAAGCAGCTCCCGGAGGTCGTGGACATGAACCTCCCGATTGAGGGGATCTTCCACAACATGGTCTTCGTCTCCATCGACAAGCGGTATCCGGGCCATGCCCGGAAGGTCATGCATTCGATCTGGGGGACCGGCCAGATGATGTTTACCAAGATGATCGTGGTTGTGGATGCCCATGTGAACGTGCAGAACACCTCCGAGGTCCTCTGGCGCCTCGGGAACAACGTGGACTGGAAAAGGGACGTGGAGGTTGTGCAAGGCCCTCTGGATGCGTTGGACCACGCCTCACCCCTTCCCAAGTACGGGGCCAAGATCGGGATCGATGCGACCAAGAAGTGGCCCGCCGAAGGGCATCTCAGGGAATGGCCTGAGGATATCATCATGACGGAGGAGATCCGGGCTCTGGTGACTGCCCGCTGGAAAGCGTACGGATTTTGA